The Porites lutea chromosome 4, jaPorLute2.1, whole genome shotgun sequence genome contains a region encoding:
- the LOC140935985 gene encoding ras-related and estrogen-regulated growth inhibitor-like: MDKSTYPSVYERPSIKSPIVKRSRKNGTTSSVKNVQIAVLGKDGVGKSAFTVRALTRRFIGEYDKTLECTYRHHVELDGQFLSLDVLDTAGKNSLEKIDNCVHSGSDLFFVLYSTTDRSSFEEASLLCQYLLKTKNVNPACLILLGNKTDLKHFREVHEYEGRLLAQALECGFYQLSASEGFDDSQNVLYNTLRQFVNAQKKGSPSVRVFIDNVLSRKKSVS; the protein is encoded by the exons ATG GATAAATCGACGTATCCATCAGTTTACGAGCGACCATCGATCAAAAGCCCTATAGTGAAAAGAAGTCGGAAAAACGGAACAACATCGAGTGTGAAAAACGTTCAAATAGCTGTGCTTGGGAAAGACGGCGTTGGAAAATCAG CATTCACCGTCAGAGCTTTAACTAGGCGATTTATAGGAGAGTACGACAAAACGTTAG AATGCACATATCGTCATCATGTCGAGCTGGATGGACAGTTTCTCTCGCTGGATGTGTTGGACACAGCAGGCAAG AACTCTTTGGAAAAGATTGACAACTGCGTTCACTCGGGATCAGACTTGTTCTTCGTCCTCTACTCCACAACAGATCGCTCATCTTTTGAAGAAGCTTCACTTCTCTGCCAATACCTTCTAAAAACAAAGAACGTTAATCCGGCTTGTCTCATTCTTCTGGGAAACAAGACTGACCTGAAGCACTTCCGAGAAGTTCATGAGTATGAGGGTCGCCTTTTAGCACAAGCCCTGGAATGCGGCTTCTACCAGCTCTCTGCATCAGAAGGATTCGATGATTCTCAAAATGTTCTTTACAACACTCTTAGACAGTTTGTGAACGCACAGAAAAAAGGATCTCCTTCAGTTAGGGTGTTTATTGACAATGTGCTCAGCCGAAAGAAGTCAGTTTCatag
- the LOC140933872 gene encoding methionine-R-sulfoxide reductase B1-A-like: MSFCSWNSEKYRDHFEAGIYVCPKCGHELFSAKAKYKHNTPWPAFTETVHDDSVSKENETEPQQSSKAKALKVRCGKCGNGLGHEFLRDGPDGISSRFUIFSDSLKFIPRKDEKVSESTSDQNGAK; this comes from the exons ATGTCGTTTTGCTCATGGAACAGCGAAAAGTACAGAGATCATTTTGAAGCAG GAATTTATGTCTGTCCCAAGTGTGGTCACGAGTTGTTTAGTGCTAAAGCAAAGTACAAGCATAACACACCATGGCCTGCATTTACAGAGACAGTCCATGATGACAGTGTgtctaaagaaaatgaaactgaGCCTCAACAGAGCAGCAAAGCCAAAGCTTTGAAG GTCCGGTGTGGAAAATGTGGCAATGGTTTGGGACACGAGTTCTTAAGGGATGGTCCAGATGGTATTTCCTCACGTTTCTGAATATTCTCAGACTCACTAAAGTTCATCCCAAGGAAGGATGAAAAAGTCAGTGAGTCAACCTCAGATCAGAATGGAGCAAAATAA